A single window of Arachis stenosperma cultivar V10309 unplaced genomic scaffold, arast.V10309.gnm1.PFL2 arast.V10309.gnm1.Scaffold_100071, whole genome shotgun sequence DNA harbors:
- the LOC130960104 gene encoding putative cytochrome c biosynthesis ccmC-like mitochondrial protein, producing the protein MSLSLLQPSFLMSKTRSYALILIGSRLFLTAMAIHLSLRVAPLDLQQGGNSRILYVHVPAARMSILVYIAMAINTFLFLLTKHPLFLRSSGTGTEMGAFFTLFTLVTGGFRGRPMWGTFWVWDARLTSVFISFLIYLGALRFQKLPVEPAPISIRAGPIDIPIIKSSVNWWNTLHQPGSISRSGTSIHVPMPIPILSNFANFPLSTRILFVLETRLPILSFLESPLRDEIEAREGIAKPS; encoded by the coding sequence ATGTCCCTTTCGTTATTACAACCTTCTTTTTTGATGTCAAAGACCAGAAGCTATGCGCTAATTCTCATTGGATCTCGGTTGTTCTTAACAGCGATGGCTATTCATTTAAGTCTTCGGGTAGCACCATTAGATCTTCAACAAGGTGGAAATTCTCGTATTCTGTATGTACATGTTCCTGCGGCTCGGATGAGTATTCTTGTTTATATCGCTATGGCTATAAACACTTTCTTATTCCTATTAACAAAACATCCCCTTTTTCTTCGCTCTTCCGGAACCGGTACAGAAATGGGTGCTTTTTTTACGTTGTTTACCTTAGTTACTGGGGGGTTTCGGGGAAGACCTATGTGGGGCACCTTTTGGGTGTGGGATGCTCGTTTAACCTCTGTATTCATCTCGTTTCTGATTTACCTGGGTGCACTGCGTTTTCAAAAGCTTCCTGTCGAACCGGCTCCTATTTCAATCCGTGCTGGACCTATCGATATACCAATAATCAAGTCTTCAGTCAACTGGTGGAATACATTGCATCAACCTGGGAGCATTAGCCGATCTGGTACATCAATACATGTTCCTATGCCCATTCCAATCTTGTCTAACTTTGCTAACTTCCCCCTCTCAACCCGTATCTTGTTTGTTCTGGAAACACGTCTTCCTATTCTATCTTTTCTCGAATCTCCTTTAAGGGATGAAATAGAAGCTCGAGAAGGAATAGCAAAACCTAGTTGA
- the LOC130960115 gene encoding uncharacterized protein LOC130960115 yields the protein MQGGCIADIGSCGTGFDSASGSVRTKKFRTKGSELADRKGEKNKAMPRAPSIRCSSIDEALSLSSRARCNKG from the coding sequence ATGCAAGGAGGATGTATAGCTGATATAGGATCTTGTGGAACAGGATTTGATTCTGCAAGCGGTTCGGTACGAACGAAGAAATTTCGAACAAAAGGATCGGAACTCGCTGATAGGAAAGGAGAGAAAAACAAAGCAATGCCAAGAGCTCCGTCAATCCGCTGTTCATCGATAGACGAAGCTCTCTCTTTATCATCTCGCGCCAGATGCAACAAAGGATGA